From the Clostridium cagae genome, the window TTTGATAATGCTACTTCCGTTGTAGCATTACCAATGTCTACACCTGCAATTATTTTCATTAAATTTCCTCCTTAATTCAAAGCTAATTACTCTTGTCTTAATTTTTGTCTTGCTTCATAAACTTCAATAGCTTCTCTTACGAAATCTGCATTAACTTTTGCTCCATAAACTGTTTCAAGTTCTTCAGCTATTGCTAAAAGATCTTCTTTTGTTGAACGATATGGTCTTAATGCATTATATATTTCAAGAATTCTATCATCTGGAACCTTTATAAGTTCTGCTGCTCTTCTAAAGTTTCTAGCTATAGCATCTCTCTTCATACCTTCAGCAATTTGAGCTTGCATTTCTAAAGTTTCTGGTGATATTCTAACGTCTTCTGCTTTAACATCTCCTTTTAATACATTCTCTAAAGTTATATCTTGTAGATTTTTTCCTGTTGGTGTCTTTATGCTTTCAGGTCTTTTTGTAGCCAAAGGATAATCTTGTGGATTCATTTTTCTTTGTTCCATAAAAGTTGTTCTCCCTTCAAATTAAAATTTAACTTCAATTTCTATTGGTTTTGCTCCAATTTCTACATGTTTAGTTTCTTTTATGTGAAATAGGGCAGCTATTGCCATAAACTTAGGTCTAACCATTTGATCGTTCTTTGTAGGAACTGGTGTTGGTGATTCTCCCTTAGCATATTTTGCTGCATTCTTTCCTATTAATCTATAAGTATCTAATGTTAATAGTGGTGCTTGAGGGAATAATTCTAAGTTATTTAAAGGAAGTAAATCTTTTTGATGGATAACTGTTGTTCCTTTTGATTGTATTCCTATACCTATTCCTGACCCACTTAGTTTTGCTGCATCATTTGATATAAATGAAACGTCAGATGTTCTTATTACTCTAACAACACGAGCCTTTAGTCCTTCTTCTTCTATTCCAGCTATGATTTCTGTTAATATGTCACTGTGTGAGACATTAACTAATGTTTTACTTTGAAACTTAAGGAAAGCTGGTGCTAATCCTATAACAACTTCATCTACCTTAGTTCCAACTTTTGCTTCTCCTACTTCAGTAAGCTGAAGCTTTGGCATAACATATTGATTTGTTGTATTTTCCATTGTTGCTCACCTCTACCCTTAATCTATATCTTCTGGTTTTATTACGTTAGGAATGTTCTTTATTTCTTCCCATCTCTCTGGACTAATTCTATAACCAGTTCCTGGTCCCATATAGTCATTTTTATCATTAACTGCACTTATAACATCAAAATCATTATCTAATATAGCTGATGTTTGTAAGTAATCACCAGTTACTCTTTGCTTAAGCATGTTTAATATGTTGCTTGCAACATCATCAAATCCACTAGTGCTTAATGCTTTAACTATATCTAATCCATTTATTCTCTTCTTAAGCATTTCTTCTGCTGCCTTTAAGTCTTCAACTATGTTTCTTTCAGGCATATCTTTACTTCCATGAGCATAAGTTGCTGCTTCAACTTCTTCATCAGTTATAGCAGGGAAGCCTAATTCTCTAAATACTGCTTGTATTGATTTTGCTGCTTTATTTCTAATTGCAATTGTTTCTTCTTCTGATACTGGTCTTAATCCACCATCTACCATTAAGTCTCTTTGAAGAACGTTGTAATCATCGAAATCTTCAGCATCAAAGTTTGAACCTGCAAACATGTTATCATAGTTTGGAACTGCACTATATCCTGAGAATATGAAGTCTGTTCCTGGTAGCATTTGCATTAATGTTCTTGCTGTTCTTCTTATATCTGAATGTGAGAAAGTTTGGTCATTTGCTGATGCAACTTCTATATCAAGCATTGCTGCTATTAAGTTTTCAGCAAGTACTGCTCTTATTCCTGATGGAACTGCTCCTGTCATACCTATACAACTAACTGCACCATTTTGAAGTCCTTGAACTCCAGCACCCTTAGTTATGTATATACATCTTGACTCTAGGTAAAGCATTGATTTTCCTTCTGAATATCCCATTAATGCTTCTGAACCTGTACCTGATGTATATCTCATTTTAAGACCTCTTGAAGCATAAGCTGATGCTAAGAACGCCTTTGACCATGGAGTATCATCTCCATCTGTAAATACTGCTTCAGTTCCATATACTGAAACTGTTTCTGCATAACTTGTAAGTCCTCTCATACCAAGGTCAAGTTCTGTAGCTTCTTCAACTGAACATTGAGTTAAAACTCCTCCACGACCTACTTGTGAACCTATTAATATAGCTAATGCATTAAATGGAGCATATCTAACTATACCAACTGTAGTTTCTTGTTCTGAAAAGCCTCTTATCCCTGCTTCTGCTGCATCTGCTGCAATTTGCACTGGATTATCTTTTAAGTTTGTAACGTGACATTGATTTGATGGTGTTTTTCTTGCTCTCATTTTTTGAAGAGCCATCATCATTTCAACAACGTTCATGTGTGACACAACTTCTACTACCTTAGCTGGTGTTATAGATGTTGTTATATTAACTATTTCATCTCTACTAACATTTATATCTACAAGTTTTTTTGCTATTTCTACTGAATCTAAACTCATAGCTTTTTCTGCATTTTCTAAGTTGATTGCATAGTCAGCTATAAATCTATCTATCATATCAAAGTCTTCTCTTTTTTTGTTATCTAACTCTACTACTTTTCCATTTTCAATTTTTATTGAAGATTTTGGATCATTAGCACTATTCATTGCTACTAACCCCTCTTCTGGCCATTCTCCAATAAGACCATCTTGATTTACAGGACGTTTTGCTAGAACCTGGAATCTTTTTGATTTCACTTATATTTCCTCCCTTGTAAAAATTATATTCAAAATGCTTGTTATTTTTTTATCTATGTCTAGATTATAATATACATATACTTAAATTCCATCACAAATTCTTGTCTTGTTC encodes:
- a CDS encoding diol dehydratase small subunit yields the protein MEQRKMNPQDYPLATKRPESIKTPTGKNLQDITLENVLKGDVKAEDVRISPETLEMQAQIAEGMKRDAIARNFRRAAELIKVPDDRILEIYNALRPYRSTKEDLLAIAEELETVYGAKVNADFVREAIEVYEARQKLRQE
- a CDS encoding propanediol/glycerol family dehydratase medium subunit codes for the protein MENTTNQYVMPKLQLTEVGEAKVGTKVDEVVIGLAPAFLKFQSKTLVNVSHSDILTEIIAGIEEEGLKARVVRVIRTSDVSFISNDAAKLSGSGIGIGIQSKGTTVIHQKDLLPLNNLELFPQAPLLTLDTYRLIGKNAAKYAKGESPTPVPTKNDQMVRPKFMAIAALFHIKETKHVEIGAKPIEIEVKF
- a CDS encoding propanediol/glycerol family dehydratase large subunit translates to MKSKRFQVLAKRPVNQDGLIGEWPEEGLVAMNSANDPKSSIKIENGKVVELDNKKREDFDMIDRFIADYAINLENAEKAMSLDSVEIAKKLVDINVSRDEIVNITTSITPAKVVEVVSHMNVVEMMMALQKMRARKTPSNQCHVTNLKDNPVQIAADAAEAGIRGFSEQETTVGIVRYAPFNALAILIGSQVGRGGVLTQCSVEEATELDLGMRGLTSYAETVSVYGTEAVFTDGDDTPWSKAFLASAYASRGLKMRYTSGTGSEALMGYSEGKSMLYLESRCIYITKGAGVQGLQNGAVSCIGMTGAVPSGIRAVLAENLIAAMLDIEVASANDQTFSHSDIRRTARTLMQMLPGTDFIFSGYSAVPNYDNMFAGSNFDAEDFDDYNVLQRDLMVDGGLRPVSEEETIAIRNKAAKSIQAVFRELGFPAITDEEVEAATYAHGSKDMPERNIVEDLKAAEEMLKKRINGLDIVKALSTSGFDDVASNILNMLKQRVTGDYLQTSAILDNDFDVISAVNDKNDYMGPGTGYRISPERWEEIKNIPNVIKPEDID